The DNA window GAAAGTGAGGTTGTAGGATAATACCATGCTCGTAACGAGAAGCAACGAATACCATCCGAAGCAAGCTAGGTCTATCCTCAAAAATGCGTGATTTTCTCCGAGAACTTCAATAATTCTAAAGTCAGATAGTTTTACACCAATTCCAATTGACTGCAAGAGCATCACAACTGGGACAGCAACTGCGTAATGTCCGTAGAGATACGGCAAGTACATGCTAATTTTTGCAGGGATCATGAACAAGAATGCGAAGAGTATTAAAAATATCAGAGAAAAGTAAGCTCCGAATTTGCCTATTTCCGAATACTTGCTCCCGGATCCGTAGAATATGAGGGAAACACCAAAAAGAATTACCATCGTATCAAAGGTTTGGATTTTAGAGTCGATGATATTATTCACGAATAAGTCCAGCACTGTTACTGCTACTCCTACAGATATAAAAAACCAAGATCTACGAAGCTCTTCGAAAGTGTCTTTAGAGTTTTTAGCCAAAAGAACCAGAGCTATCAAGGATA is part of the Ferroglobus placidus DSM 10642 genome and encodes:
- the artC gene encoding archaeosortase C gives rise to the protein MDNKMKFSSELGIIVLAALIVGASIELAYGTVYIGIFFLFLSLIALVLLAKNSKDTFEELRRSWFFISVGVAVTVLDLFVNNIIDSKIQTFDTMVILFGVSLIFYGSGSKYSEIGKFGAYFSLIFLILFAFLFMIPAKISMYLPYLYGHYAVAVPVVMLLQSIGIGVKLSDFRIIEVLGENHAFLRIDLACFGWYSLLLVTSMVLSYNLTFHWRDWRGVAKTLIVLAVAVYIANLLRVAVLVYLTYNFGSDFMLKVHSHLGWIFFMIVLLPISYILLKR